GTCCAGCCCCGATTTGTAGCTGATTCAAGTgctaacataattatttttcttctgctATGGATACTCTACTCATAAAAATAGACGATGAGCCTCATGAGCCAAATGAAATGATGGATCCTTCATTATATGAATTTATAAAGCTTGACAGCGTTGTTCCATTTAAGAGCTGTGTTCGAAAACGTTCAGCAAAGGAGCTACAGACTCCCGCTGGGAATTCACTACTTCATGTAGCTGTAAGCTATGGAAGTGACAATATTACATCTTATCTGGCTGAAACGTTTCCTTCTCTAATCACCATCCAAAACAGCCAGAAGGACACAATCCTTCATCTTGCTGCCAGAGAAGGAAAGGCCAGTCATACAATTAAATCTCTTGCGGAATCGAATCCGAGCTTGATGAGGAAGACAAATACAAAGGGAAACACTCCTTTGCATGATGCAGTGATCAAGGGCAACAAAGAACTTGCCATTTTCCTAGTTTCCAAAGATCCAGAAGTGGCTTATTACAACAACAAGAATGGCAGGTCTCCTTTATATCTGGCAGTCGAGAACGGCAATAAGAAAGAGATACTTGATTATCTCTTGAAAACGGAAGCTTCGTTCCCTATAGAAAGTGAAGATGGTGATGCCCTACCAAAAGGAAAGTCACCAGTTCATGCTGCCATCGAGCAACGTAACAGAGGTGATCACAATGTCTATACTCAGTAGAAAATGATTTACATACAGACAGTTGTTGCAAACCTATCATGTTCATATTCATTTGaaacaatttcttttgtttttcagatattttggagaaaattgaaaaagcaAAGCCTGAGCTATTATGTCTCACTGACAAAGAGTTGGGAAATTCACTGCATTATGCATCATCCAGAGGTTTTCTGGAAGGAGTTCAATTCCTTTTACAAAAGTTTCTCAATGGTGCTTATAAAAGAAACCATGAAGGCAACTATCCTATCCATCTAGCATGCAAAAATGACTCTGTTGATGTAGTCAAGGAATTTCTGAAGATTACCCCATTTCCAAAAGAATTCCTCAATGAAAAAGGGCAGAACATTCTTCATGTAGCGGCGGAAAATGGAAAGGGCAATGTAGTTAGGTACATACTCAGACAAGAGAAGACGCTCGTAGAACCGCTGCTAAATGAGATGGATGAGGATGGAAATACACCTTTGCATTTGGCAACAAGTCATGGTCAATCCGTGGCTGCATTTGTTCTTGTGCGTGACAAACGCGTTGATAGTTCGATTGTTAACAATGAAAATTTGACACCATATGATATTGctgaaaaacaatccaaaatagcTGTAGAGCAATATGAAAAAACAGATGAAATGGTACgctatttgatcatcatttatTGAGCTACAAATGCATATATTTTAGGAGtattattgatttaatattttggtaTGTGGGATTCCTATTTGTTGCCAGCTTGCTGAGGATCGAAAGCAGTTTGATTCAAAGAACAGTACCCCTGCGGACAAGACCAAGGTATAAGAGTTGTgttgaaattttctttgctgaaattttaaatagaCATAGATTCCATTTCACAAAAGGATATCATATTTTACATAATAAAGAAatatgtaatgaaaaaaaatggaaagagagCTTATGACACTCGAGCAATTCTCTGCTCTAGCATAAGCTGACtgaaattaaggactaaaaataggagtaatataaaatcatattttaaaatttcaatttacaGTTTAAgcttgtggttttttttttttttttttatatactccATCATTCTTTATCAGAAGGCTTCTCGATCAGTATATTGATGTCATGTAATTTGAACAATTATGTGTTATGCATTGCTTATAttcattaacataaaatatttgctGATCACCAGTTTCAGTGGCTTATATTGGCTTATATTCATTaacataaaattgtttttgttttccaggACAAAGTAGTTGATTCAAAGAAGCAAGACACAAAAAAGGCATCACGAAAGCACTACGAACTGGTTGATTATTATGGAGCggtattatttcttttcttccttcctaCTTTTTTCTTGCCATGCCTAATCTTTTAAACATCTAGTTCAAGGCCGATTAATTTAGATTCtatacaattatattaaaaattctgaaatcaTTCCAGAATGTTGCTTgttctgaaagaaaaaaaaaagggatttcaAGGCCAATGCTTTTGCATGCGATTGAGGAAGTGCCAGAAACTCATTATTATGAAGTTTGTTTCCCCTTGCTATGCAGATGACAACATTATCTATCTTATACTTCCATGCCCGCCCTAAGAAATCCCTATATGAGCGTTTCACTAGTACTCAAGGCAAGCCGCCAAGGAAACAGGAAACAAAGAGCAGGACAGAGAATCTTCTTGTTGTAGCGGTGCTTGTTGTTGGTGTAACCTTTGCGGGTGCTATACAGATGCCACAATTAAGGtataaaaataactcgagtGAGCATCTTCAAGAATTTAACAGCACTGCTACTGCCTCCCGGAACAGCACTGCCTTGGACAGTCCTACTGGGTCATCTCTTTTGGATGGTTATTTATGTCTTGATGTGTGGGCTTTAAATACCTCTGTGGTGGCAGCTATAATCCTTCTTTGGACAAACTTGAATGATGTCAAGTTTGCACCATTTGCACTTTGGTTTTCATCCTTAATGGTGGGTGGGTCTATTTACATGATGTGTTTGTCATTCTTTTTTGCCGTGAGCATAGCATTAGGTGGATCCAATTATGGGGTGTTCGCGATCATCATTATAGTGGTTGGGATCGCGTTTTTCGTTGCTCAAACATTGCTTTATATTCAATGGATTCTTCCACCATCCGTCAACCAAATTATTGAAGGATTGATCTCGTATTATGTCTACTACATCTCGTTTTTCGTGCTTGTCTACAGTTGGAGGTGGCTGACTGATAAACTTCCTGATCTCCGTAGAAAGAAAAGTAACTATCCAGGTTGATCTTCATCAAGAGACGTCAGGATTCTGAGGGATTGCCCTCTTTTAAAAGGTTATTTTTGGGATGAATAAACATCTTGGAATATTGTGTGTGCCTAGCTATTGAAATAATGAATTGAATGTGTTCTATCAATATGTTCTCTcatagataaatatattttaagagaaaaatgtCAAGTTGAGTTCATTTTCTTTGATCAATAAGTTTATATTCTAATGGAATGGACATGATGTAGTGcttgataaaaataacaataatttaaatcttaattattttttgttcctaAACTAATATAAATCATTGAATTCAGAATCAATAGTGAGATTTAGTGTATGACTAGTCTATGGATCCAAATCACTTTCTTTTAATTAGACTCTTCAACTTGTATTGTATACTACCATACATAGTTCATCATTCTTTGACttgcattttaaaataactCCATTAAAgcatttgtaatattttttaatgagagGATACATAAGttcttataatattaaaagaaaacaaaaatcgaGAATAAAATAGTTGAAGTTTGATGTGAAGATCTCGTTCACGGTTTGGATTTTTAGAATTATgcattaattttcttcttcttgatatttttttaacaatgatgGAATGTATATAGCAAgagttaaaaaaggaaaaagttaaAGATATTAagcttaattttgtaatttatcttGTATATGTAaggtaattaataataaattcatatttgtttttatttaaaaggatATTTCAAAGATTACAAAATAAACTGAAGTTTTAAATGCTTGGTCAAAAAGATTTTGGCacaaaaaactttataaaaaatgtattggaataaaaaaaaataattcttggaCTTGGAGttccataaatttttaaattgaaataattttgtaaGTAAGAATAAGGTTCCAAACTTATACacacatataatatatattcaaacatTGCTTTATATTCAATGGATTCTTCCACCATGATCTGTACTaaaccaaattcttgaagtCATGCTCTCGCATTATGTCTACCTCATCtcgtttttcttgtttttctacaGTTGGAGGTAGGTCTTTAAGCTTCCTAAACTTCCTGATCTCTAGAGAAACCGAAGTAACTATCCAGGTTGATGTTCATAAGAGATGTCAGGATTTTGTGGAATTGGCCTCTTTTAAAACGTTTCGGGATGAATAAACATCTTGGGatattgtgtgtgtgtctagctattgtaataataatttgaacttgTAATAACTTCTCAATTTCCAGTTGAAATAACGAATTTGATGTGTTCCATCAATATGTTCTCagaaatgaataaattttaCGAGGAAATTATATATCATTAGGTTGAGTTTTAGGAACTAAAAGACCAatgatttcaatcaaaattttctttgatcAATAAGTTTATATTCTATACTTTCAAAAACACccttttaaatatgaaattgcTTATAAACCTTTAATTGTTTAACTTTTTTCTAAGAGAACTTATAAATTTGAacctttatttctttatttttggattGAGATCATCGCATGTTTTCTTCTATCATCTTTTTGTTCGTTAAGTTTAAATCATTGAATTCAAATTCGGAGATGATTTagtgcttctttttttcctcgaaAACAAGCAACTTGGATTGTATATTACCATATATAGTTCATCACTAGTTTATTGTACGTGTTTTCATTGGAGTtaaacctaaatttttttaaacataaaaaataataatatcaattttttagcattatattaaatttggtataacaattaaaatttcaaaacatttaaccctatattttatttaactcaagttttaaattaaattttataaaaattactctGACATGATCTGTATaggttcaaaaagaaaaaaaaaagaagatgaagtaAAGAATCAAGTCAAGTTCATCCCGCGACTTCGGCTTGCTTCAGGCGCTAACCACTCGAGCTTAACGTTAGAGTTTGAAACTTTTGAATTGAATAGTTAAATCACCGCGAGAAGATGAAGAATCTCATGACATCGTGTATCATGTTCATTAAACCATGGATTCTCCCAACTGCACGCTGTATATGAGTTATAAATTCAAGTTAAGAATTttcctcttttccttttccttttccttttccttttccttttttagatGCTGCTTTAACCACAGCCAAGATTCCAGAACGAAATGGGTGaagtatttgagtaatcaaagtatccttgcaaataaaaaaaaaagtaagattcACGTTACTTCAGATTCCATTGACATGCAGTCTAGCCTATTTGAATTAGAAGCCCTGCTGTCTGATAAGTGATAGGTATAGCTGATTCAAGTGAcctaatattttcttttgcaatGTCTAGCGCCGTAGAGATAAACATAGATGAAAACTCGATTCCGAGAGATCACTTAGAAAATGCAATGATAGATAGTCAGTTACATGAGTGTGTGAAGCAGGACAATACTGAGGCCTTGAAAAGACGTTTCCAGCAACATTTAACAGAGAAGCTAGTGACTCCCTGCGGGAATACACTGCTTCACTTAGCTGTAAGCTATGGAAGTGACAATATTATAGCTTATCTGGTTAAAGAGTTTCCTTCTCTAATCACCATGGCAAACAACCAGAACGACACAGTCCTTCATCTTGCTGCCAGAGAAGGAACGGCTATTCATACAATTAAATCTCTCGTGGAATTGAATCCGAGCTTGATGAGGATGGCAAATGGAAAGCGAAACACTCCTTTGCACGACGCAGTCATCAAGGGTAACGAAGAAGTTGCCAAATTCCTAGTTGCCAGAGATCCAGAAGTGGCCTATTACAGCAACAAGAACGGCAGTTCTCCTTTATATCTGGCTGTTGAGAATGGCAATAAGAACGGGATACTTGATGATCTCTTGGATTTGGGAGCTTCGATTCCTATAACAAGAGAAGATGGTGATGCCCTACCAAAACGAAAGTCCCCTGTTCATGCTGCCATCGAGCAACGTAACATAGGTGATCACAATGTCAATACTCACTAGAAAATGATTTACATACGAACAATTGTTGCAAACCTATCATCTTTATATTCAttgaaacattttcttttgattttcagaTCTATTGGAGAAAATTGCAAAAGCAAAGCCAGAGCTATTATGTCTCACTGACGAAGAGTTGGGAAATTCACTGCATTATGCATCATCCATATGTTTTCTGGAAGGAGTTCGATTCCTATTAAAGAATTTTCTCAATGGTGCTTATAAAACAAACAGTGAAGGCAACTATCCTATCCATGTTGCATGCAAAAATGAATCTGTTGATTTAGTGAAggaatttcttgatattttccCATATCCTAAAGAATTCCTCAATAAAAAAGGGCAGAATATTCTTCATGTAGCGGCTGAAAATGGACAGGGCAATGTGGTAAGGTACATACTCGAACAGTATCAGAAGATCGTAGAACCACTGCTAAATGAGATGGATGAGGATGGGAATACACCTTTGCATTTGGCAGCACGACATGGTCAATCCACGGCTGCATTTGTTCTTGTGCGTGACAAACGCgttaaaaattcaattgttaACAATGAAAATTTTACACCATATGATGTTGCGAAACAACAATCTAAAATGGCTGTAGACCAATATGACAAAACAGATGAAATGGTATgctatttgatcatcatttatCGAGGCTACAAAAGTACATATTTTAagagtattatttatttaatattttggtttCTGGGCTTCCTCTTTGTTGCCAGCTTGCTAAGGAACGAGAGCAGTTTGATTCAAAGAACAGTATTCCTGCGGACGAGATCCAGGTATGAGAGTTCTGttgaaaaacaatgttgttACATTTTAAGTAGACAAGGATTCCATTTCACTAAAGGATATCATATTTTACATAATAAAGGATGATGTCATGAAAAAATGGAAACAGAGTATATAACTTAACACTCTTAAAAGCTGACAGAAATTCAGGACTaaagatataatataaaatcGTATCCTTAAACCTCAATTAGCTGTTAAAGCTTTTGAGTTGAGTGGTTCTTTGATATACTCAATCATCCTTTGTCAGAAGAGCTCATGTCATGTAATTTGTACAATTATCTGCTCTGCGTTGCTACATGATTTCTGTCTTCATTCCTCAGATCGAAGTTAATTCAGAAGATGTGAAGGATGGAAAGAAGAATTCTACAACAGAAAAGTCGACCGCTTCGACTGGTTCTCAAGGAAAGGTACAAGTTTACATTGACTACACAAAATTGGTCAGCCTAAAACTGCACTTGAGGTTAATTATCTCTTCTAAGCTCAAAGAGCTACTTTCCAAACATGGGCTGATCATCAGTTTCAGTGGCTTATATTGTTGGCTAGCCATAGcacaaaaggaaagaaggaaagaaagaaaaacgagGTAGCTCTAttcattaacttaaaattatgttttttacagGACAAAGCAGTTGGTTCAAAGCACTACAAGCTGCTTGATTATTATGGAACGGTAATATTACACATCTTCTTTCctatattttttctagtcatCCCTATTCTTTTGAACATCTACTTGAAGGCCGATTAATTTAGATTCTAtacaattattttcaaaattcagAAATCATTCCAGAATCGTgcttgttcttaaaaaaaaaaaaaaaaggatttcaaGGCCAACGCTTTTGCATGCGATTGAGGAAGTGCCAGAAACTCATTATTATGAAGTTTGTTTCCCCTTGCTATGCAGATGACAACATTATCTATCTTATACTTCCATGCCCGCCCTAAGAAATCCCTATATGAGCGTTTCACTAGTACTCAAGGCAAGCCGCCAAGGAAACAGGAAACAAAGAGCAGGATAGAGAATCTTCTTGTTGTAGCGGTGCTTGTTGCTGGTGTAACCTTTGCGGGTGCTATACAGATGCCACAATTAAGGGATAAAAATAACTCGAGTGAGCATCTTCAAGAATTTAACAGCACTGCTACTGCCTCCCATAACAGCACTGCCTTTGACAGTCCTACTGGTTCATCTCTTTTGGATGGTTATTTATGTCTTGATGTGTGGGCTTTAAATACCTCTGTGGTGGCAGCTATAATCCTTCTCTGGACAAACTTGAATGATGTCAAGTTTGCACCATTTGCACTTTGGTTTTCATCCTTAATGGTGGGTGGGTCTATTTACATGATGTGCTTGTCATTCTTTTTTGCCGTGAGCATAGCAGTAGGTGGATCCAATTATGGGGTGTTCGCGATCATCATTATAGTGGTGGGGATCGTGTTTTTCGTTGCTCAAACATTGCTTTATATTCAATGGATTCTTCCACCATCCGTCAACCAAATTATTGAAGGAAAGCTCTCGCATTATGTCTACTACATCTCGTTTTTCATGCTTGTCTACAATTGGAGGTGCCTGATTTATAGTGTTCCTCGTCTTCATAAACTTCGTGATCTCTGGACAAACTTTCCCAAGTAACTATCCAGGTTGATCTTCATCAACAGATGTCATGATTTTGTGTGATCGCCTTTTTTTTAGAAGGTTAGGGATGAAAAAGCATCTTGGAATATTGTGTTTGTCTAGatgttgtaataataatttgaacttgTAATATCTTTTGAATTTCTAGTTGAAATAATGAATTGAATGTGTTCTATCAATATGTTatcagaaatgaaaaaaatttaagagaaaattgTCAATAAGTTGAGTTaaagcaaatttaaaatgaCTCCATTAaagcaaatttaatttatttatttttttaatgataggCTATATAAGTTAttatattaaaaggaaaaaaatgaaaaacaaatagtcAAAGTCTAATGTTTTGAGTggaattatttattaacttattaGTTAGCCAACATTATAGATTAAACATATGAATATTTCcttgatatatatatcctataatatgccccctcaagatGAGGGTGAAGAATCGACATGAAACTTGAACCGAAAATCAGTAGAAAATGACTTAGTAAAAATATCTACAAGTTGATTATGAGAAGAGATAAAAAGAATCTGAATtcctgacacgatcaaaagattgatgtcttatcctaagtgcaggagtgttgaagtaataaataaccggCAAGACCGAGGTCGAATCATAGGgagtgaactatataaaattataaacaataaatgaaaaggagttaaaGAGAACTtctgagatgtgatattgaagtaaggattaaataaggataaaacaattgtcaaggttagaggatccactaatgatattttaaataaatatagtataaactctttttattactcaactggaaaccacacacaaagaaggttccaatcggattataaattattaatatcattatattaattatcttatttgagtaatgtcaatacttgtaaatgtggtcaggtattcatggtgataacttatgttaacaacaaatcaagttcttttccTAGTACAAGTGTTCGTTATACCATACaataggctatgaaagtgccaagtatgtGTTGTACCaaggttgtacaacacaaatctagattcaCCATTTAATaagtaaggtattaagagtgagtaagataacaaatacaaagcatgttagtatcaaacattaaagtccatgttgagtttatattatacttattcttacaccattagagtatccttttcaccttgacaaaattaacttagctaaacataatgaagaagaaaaacataaaaaaacaatataagaacataaacatgatataagttaactaagtatagtaaaggaaatgaaaagtataaacaagagttaatataacataaaataaaacttgaacattacaaaatataaagaaaaagagtgatcttgatctgaacaccaagatgtctaaatgtatgacaaatgcttctttttattggctaaaattcggaactattgatttgatgactaattattgagtgggtggtcacctcttgacttggtgacaaccattatcttcttgtatGAACAAAACATCATCGCTAATATCAGcatttgaatagatagtcttcatAAAAGTTCTGGGCATTTATCGCagttttccaacaaaataagaataagctcatttggacttctagaactcgcgatatgggctaaacactaAATCGTGTCTGGGCTACATgatagattctgacttctcttttgttgctacaatttgaacttgaaaactaccgttttgaatcttggacttttcatgaaatttttaggcctatgtcttagctttccatccatataaaccagacttaaatccatgttctacagctccagttatgatccaataactgaatgatgttccaatttgaattgaaccaacatctcttctttaagcttagccctctctttgtcttttcacttttaatagttaaacacatcaatcaatcctttaaattgtgagatatgcatgcattcaaaatgagcatttaccataaattaaagatatcttatgttatgatacttgttattataaaacatgcttaagttagggaatttaataaTACTTTAAGTACAATATggtgatataaaaccttgataaaaatgcacttttaagtactaatcaataacCAAGATGAGAGGTGTAATGTCCTCATTTGCAAGACCAACACATCAAtcataaaaagggaaaaacatggtgaaatgtttttttgttgaattcatACAAGGTTCAttgaaatttcagcagagtttccCCTATGCCAGGaaatcccaagttatcgacaaacaACATATACACATCTATTATTCATTGTTCAATCACATCCCAAACATTCTAAGTCTCAAACATCATAATATTCAGAGGTACAACCACAATATCCCAAACATCCACATTTTAAAGTCGGATATAGATTAATACTTAGATAATAGAAAcaacatacattaagattattCATTTATAGAATAGTGTATAGAGTGTGTGGCATGtagttttatttgttgaaaaaaaaggagagaaaaaaaaagaaaaaataagagagagaaagaaagagagagataagTTGGTTGGTTGCTAGGCAAGTTGGCCAAGCCGGTCTTGCTATCCAATGGGCGACCAGCAACGTTGTCTGGGCAGGGCATAGAACAttccaaaggtttttttttttttaattagtttattattttttttaccatcagTTCCATACTTTtactacaaaattaaattcatattagGTATGtagctaaaaagaaaatgtcCATGCTGGGTAAAGCCAAGACTTAGATTCATCTTATTCAATAAACATCTTAAGCTATTACAATACTTTAAATCGACACTCCAAATCAATAGTTGAAAATTcgtttatatatacatatataatgcAGTTCAACGCACACGAGATCtcccattaaaataataaaatttattaaactgtATTCTTGGATTTTAACATAAGAGTTTGaaacttttgaattgattgGTTAAATCACCGGAAGGTATAAGATGTGGAATCTCATGCCATTGTGCATCCTGTTCATTAAACCATGGATTCTCCCACCTGCAGTGTATATGAGTTAAATATTCAAGAATTTCCTTTGAGTTATATATTCAAGTTAagaatttcctttcctttgagTTATATATTCAAGTTAAGAATTTAGTTAAGAATTTCCTTTGAGTTATATATTCAAGTTAAGAATTTTCCTAACAACAATCATCTTTTTTGAGTTATAAATTTAAGCTAAGAATTTCCCTAACGACAATCATCTTTTTTGAGTTAGGGGACATATTttccccttttccttttcaagatGCTGCTTTAACCATAGCCAAgactgctctctctctcttgctaTGTCCTGGATTCCAGAACAAATGCGTGaagtatttgagtaatcaaagTATATATCCttgcaaataaaacaaaagtaagATTCACATTACTTCAGATTCCATTGACATGCAGTCTGGTCTCTTTAAATTAGAAGTCCTGCCGTCTGATATGTATAGCTGATTcaggtaaaataatattttctttcgcTATGTATAGCGTAGAAATAAACATAGTTGAAAACACGATTCCGAGAGATCACATGGCAAATACAAAGATAGATAGTAAGTTATATGAGTGTGTGAAGCAGGACAATATTGAGGAATTTAAAAGCCGCGTCCAGCAACATTTAGCAGAGAAGCTAGTGACTCCCTGTGGGAACTCATTACTTCATGTAGCCATAAGgtataaaagtaataatattactGCTTACCTGGCTAAAGAGATCCCTTCTCTAATCACCAGCCGAAACGACCAGCATGACACAATCCTTCATGTTGCTGCCAGAGAGGGAAGTGTTAGTCATACAATTCGAAACCTTGTCAATTCGAATGCTTTCTTGCTGAGGATGACAAATAGAGAAGGAAACACTCCTTTGCATGTTGCAGTGATAAATGGTAACAAAGAAGTTGCCAAATTCCTCATTTCCAGAGATCGAGAAGTGGCCTATTACAAAAACAAGACTGGCAGGTCTCCTTTATATCTGGCTGTTGAAAATCGCAATATGAACGGGATTCTTGATGATCTCTTGAATGAGGAAGCTTTGATCCCTACAGAAAGAGAAGATGGAGATTCACTTGgcatgctaccaca
This window of the Populus trichocarpa isolate Nisqually-1 chromosome 13, P.trichocarpa_v4.1, whole genome shotgun sequence genome carries:
- the LOC7497373 gene encoding uncharacterized protein LOC7497373 isoform X2, translated to MDTLLIKIDDEPHEPNEMMDPSLYEFIKLDSVVPFKSCVRKRSAKELQTPAGNSLLHVAVSYGSDNITSYLAETFPSLITIQNSQKDTILHLAAREGKASHTIKSLAESNPSLMRKTNTKGNTPLHDAVIKGNKELAIFLVSKDPEVAYYNNKNGRSPLYLAVENGNKKEILDYLLKTEASFPIESEDGDALPKGKSPVHAAIEQRNRDILEKIEKAKPELLCLTDKELGNSLHYASSRGFLEGVQFLLQKFLNGAYKRNHEGNYPIHLACKNDSVDVVKEFLKITPYPKEFLNKKGQNILHVAAENGQGNVVRYILEQYQKIVEPLLNEMDEDGNTPLHLAARHGQSTAAFVLVRDKRVKNSIVNNENFTPYDVAKQQSKMAVDQYDKTDEMLAKEREQFDSKNSIPADEIQIEVNSEDVKDGKKNSTTEKSTASTGSQGKDKAVGSKHYKLLDYYGTMTTLSILYFHARPKKSLYERFTSTQGKPPRKQETKSRIENLLVVAVLVAGVTFAGAIQMPQLRDKNNSSEHLQEFNSTATASHNSTAFDSPTGSSLLDGYLCLDVWALNTSVVAAIILLWTNLNDVKFAPFALWFSSLMVGGSIYMMCLSFFFAVSIAVGGSNYGVFAIIIIVVGIVFFVAQTLLYIQWILPPSVNQIIEGKLSHYVYYISFFMLVYNWRCLIYSVPRLHKLRDLWTNFPK
- the LOC7497372 gene encoding uncharacterized protein LOC7497372; translation: MDEDGNTPLHLATSHGQSVAAFVLVRDKRVDSSIVNNENLTPYDIAEKQSKIAVEQYEKTDEMLAEDRKQFDSKNSTPADKTKDKVVDSKKQDTKKASRKHYELVDYYGAMTTLSILYFHARPKKSLYERFTSTQGKPPRKQETKSRTENLLVVAVLVVGVTFAGAIQMPQLRYKNNSSEHLQEFNSTATASRNSTALDSPTGSSLLDGYLCLDVWALNTSVVAAIILLWTNLNDVKFAPFALWFSSLMVGGSIYMMCLSFFFAVSIALGGSNYGVFAIIIIVVGIAFFVAQTLLYIQWILPPSVNQIIEGLISYYVYYISFFVLVYSWRWLTDKLPDLRRKKSNYPG
- the LOC7497373 gene encoding uncharacterized protein LOC7497373 isoform X1, which produces MSSAVEINIDENSIPRDHLENAMIDSQLHECVKQDNTEALKRRFQQHLTEKLVTPCGNTLLHLAVSYGSDNIIAYLVKEFPSLITMANNQNDTVLHLAAREGTAIHTIKSLVELNPSLMRMANGKRNTPLHDAVIKGNEEVAKFLVARDPEVAYYSNKNGSSPLYLAVENGNKNGILDDLLDLGASIPITREDGDALPKRKSPVHAAIEQRNIDLLEKIAKAKPELLCLTDEELGNSLHYASSICFLEGVRFLLKNFLNGAYKTNSEGNYPIHVACKNESVDLVKEFLDIFPYPKEFLNKKGQNILHVAAENGQGNVVRYILEQYQKIVEPLLNEMDEDGNTPLHLAARHGQSTAAFVLVRDKRVKNSIVNNENFTPYDVAKQQSKMAVDQYDKTDEMLAKEREQFDSKNSIPADEIQIEVNSEDVKDGKKNSTTEKSTASTGSQGKDKAVGSKHYKLLDYYGTMTTLSILYFHARPKKSLYERFTSTQGKPPRKQETKSRIENLLVVAVLVAGVTFAGAIQMPQLRDKNNSSEHLQEFNSTATASHNSTAFDSPTGSSLLDGYLCLDVWALNTSVVAAIILLWTNLNDVKFAPFALWFSSLMVGGSIYMMCLSFFFAVSIAVGGSNYGVFAIIIIVVGIVFFVAQTLLYIQWILPPSVNQIIEGKLSHYVYYISFFMLVYNWRCLIYSVPRLHKLRDLWTNFPK